The Lysobacter sp. genome includes a window with the following:
- a CDS encoding AAA domain-containing protein, with translation MTIGIFIAGLLFGVFLTVWLRRTPSEAATPDATANSTTTEAALPAPDAAAPEETPRDRLYRLRGEIEADDERVKRPEDLLQLPQFREGVALLTGNAFDAKAVLDQLESDSGALGCMIYVALRERADIDAAAALAATPPPGWYQLRFMIDYLQSREDATALPGLLRHLRQWWYEQPPLRQRLREYLQWAGAHPPGSVGTMTLDTLQEYELEQLAEGLKSFAEPVLAPYLAQVTDEVARRRERRTLGGVGRLWTPPQNTSGGIVDHPELDRQIAQLYELLQATPPVSVLISGEQGVGKSVLVDRLFARLQTEGWLLFEASAAEVLAGQKYIGELEERVREMLTALDRPRALWRVQDFYDLLHKGGHSQDPRGILDMLLPALERGQVRMIGELSPAQLAQLLIARPTLRHLVKTVALLSPDTDGMRTLLSRWSATREAELGTPVIDARALDEAQRMAAQFFPEQREPGRTLRLLEESLRVACSADARELPLTTDALLRGIARRSGLPLDVIDDSKSLDLDTLRAFFRKRVIGQDEAVECLVDRIAMLKAGLIDSSRPIGVFLFAGPTGTGKTELAKTLGELLFGSSERLLRLDMSEFQSEDAAWRLTDVSNDGSTRSLVARIREQPFSVVLLDEFEKAHPRVWDMFLQVFDDGRLSDRNGNVADFRHSIIILTSNAGSTLSRSAGPGFTSAAGGYSRGAVEKALFETFRREFLNRLDRIVLFTPLDRALMRDILHKELQRAMGRRGLRNRDWAVEWEPSAIEFLLDRGFTPDLGARPLRRAIEQHLLAPLARSIVEHRTPQGDQFLFVRSAGDRLDVEFIDPDRTAMDAASASSGTTAFARGDLDAQDLRDLIYTPESSAAHLIALHAHLQRRAEAVAAASWQQARDADFAAMNDREFWSRAERFDVLDRIERRDRIQSALETAQRLDERLARDGANSVVIARYAQLLWLLEHAITAVEDREPQDAVCVVAASASDLKRDPAQTRLWWQQTLGMYMAWSERRNMRVETLEQDAEHGRARFAVSGFGAYRLLAAEHGLHVLEQEATDIDGGTRRYSISVRVAQDPPGRTRPTLQAADEEPRVCRRYRAAPSPLVRDAVRGWRSGRLDRVLAGEFDVIRVDSD, from the coding sequence GTGACCATCGGAATCTTCATCGCAGGATTGTTGTTCGGCGTCTTTTTGACGGTCTGGCTGCGGCGCACCCCGAGCGAGGCCGCAACACCGGACGCGACCGCAAACTCCACAACGACCGAAGCCGCGCTGCCGGCGCCGGATGCCGCTGCGCCGGAAGAAACACCGCGCGATCGCCTGTACCGGCTGCGGGGCGAGATCGAGGCGGACGACGAGCGCGTCAAGCGGCCGGAGGATCTGCTGCAGTTGCCGCAGTTCCGCGAGGGCGTGGCGCTGTTGACGGGGAATGCCTTCGATGCGAAAGCGGTGCTGGATCAGCTGGAAAGCGACAGCGGCGCGCTGGGTTGCATGATCTATGTGGCGCTGCGCGAACGCGCCGATATCGATGCCGCCGCTGCGCTGGCGGCCACGCCGCCGCCGGGCTGGTATCAACTGCGCTTCATGATCGATTACCTGCAGTCGCGTGAGGACGCCACCGCCCTGCCCGGGCTGCTGCGGCACCTGCGCCAATGGTGGTACGAGCAGCCGCCGCTGCGGCAGCGGCTGCGCGAGTATCTGCAGTGGGCGGGCGCGCATCCGCCGGGCAGCGTCGGGACGATGACCCTGGACACGCTGCAGGAATACGAGCTGGAGCAACTGGCCGAGGGCCTGAAGTCGTTCGCCGAACCGGTGCTGGCGCCGTATCTCGCGCAGGTGACGGACGAAGTGGCGCGGCGGCGCGAGCGGCGCACGCTGGGTGGCGTGGGCCGGCTGTGGACGCCGCCGCAAAACACGAGCGGCGGCATCGTCGATCACCCGGAACTCGATCGCCAGATCGCGCAACTGTACGAATTGCTGCAGGCCACGCCGCCGGTGTCGGTGCTGATTTCCGGCGAACAGGGCGTTGGCAAATCGGTGCTGGTCGATCGTCTGTTCGCGCGCCTGCAGACTGAAGGCTGGCTGCTGTTCGAAGCCTCCGCCGCCGAAGTGCTGGCGGGACAGAAATACATCGGCGAACTGGAAGAGCGCGTGCGCGAGATGCTGACTGCGCTCGACCGTCCGCGTGCGCTGTGGCGGGTGCAGGATTTCTACGACCTGCTGCACAAGGGCGGGCACAGCCAGGACCCGCGCGGCATTCTCGACATGCTGTTGCCGGCGCTGGAACGCGGCCAGGTGCGGATGATCGGCGAACTGTCGCCGGCGCAGCTCGCGCAGCTGCTGATCGCGCGTCCGACGCTGCGACATCTGGTGAAGACCGTGGCCCTGCTGTCGCCCGACACCGACGGCATGCGTACATTGCTGTCGCGCTGGAGTGCCACGCGCGAAGCGGAACTGGGCACGCCGGTGATCGATGCGCGTGCGCTGGACGAAGCGCAGCGCATGGCCGCGCAGTTCTTCCCCGAGCAGCGCGAACCTGGACGCACGCTGCGTCTGCTCGAAGAGAGCCTGCGCGTCGCGTGCAGCGCGGACGCGCGCGAGCTGCCGTTGACCACGGATGCGCTGCTGCGCGGCATCGCGCGGCGCAGCGGTCTGCCGCTGGATGTGATCGACGACAGCAAGAGTCTCGACCTCGATACGCTGCGCGCGTTCTTCCGCAAGCGCGTGATCGGTCAGGACGAAGCGGTGGAATGCCTGGTCGACCGCATCGCGATGCTCAAGGCCGGGCTGATCGACAGCAGTCGGCCGATCGGCGTGTTCCTGTTCGCCGGCCCCACCGGCACCGGCAAGACCGAACTGGCGAAGACGCTGGGCGAATTGCTGTTCGGCAGCAGCGAACGCCTGCTGCGTCTGGACATGAGCGAATTCCAGTCCGAAGACGCCGCGTGGCGGCTCACCGACGTATCGAACGACGGCAGCACGCGCTCGCTGGTCGCGCGCATCCGCGAGCAGCCGTTCTCGGTGGTGCTGCTGGACGAATTCGAAAAAGCGCACCCGCGCGTGTGGGACATGTTCCTGCAGGTGTTCGACGACGGCCGCCTGAGCGACCGCAACGGCAACGTCGCCGATTTCCGCCACAGCATCATCATCCTCACCAGCAACGCCGGCTCCACCTTGAGCCGCAGCGCCGGCCCGGGATTCACCTCGGCCGCCGGCGGTTATTCGCGCGGCGCGGTCGAGAAGGCACTGTTCGAAACCTTCCGTCGCGAGTTCCTCAACCGCCTCGATCGCATCGTGCTGTTCACGCCGCTGGACCGCGCGCTGATGCGCGACATCCTGCACAAGGAACTGCAGCGCGCGATGGGCCGTCGCGGGCTGCGGAATCGCGACTGGGCGGTGGAATGGGAACCGTCGGCGATCGAATTCCTGCTCGACCGCGGCTTCACCCCGGACCTCGGCGCACGTCCGCTGCGCCGCGCGATCGAACAGCATCTGCTCGCGCCGCTGGCGCGCAGCATCGTCGAGCACCGCACGCCGCAGGGCGACCAGTTCCTGTTCGTGCGCAGCGCGGGCGATCGTCTGGACGTGGAGTTCATCGACCCCGACCGCACGGCCATGGATGCCGCATCCGCGTCCTCCGGCACTACGGCCTTTGCGCGCGGGGATCTCGATGCGCAGGATCTGCGCGATCTGATCTACACGCCCGAAAGCTCGGCGGCCCATCTCATCGCGCTGCACGCGCATCTGCAGCGACGCGCCGAAGCGGTCGCCGCCGCTTCGTGGCAGCAGGCCCGCGATGCCGATTTCGCGGCGATGAACGATCGCGAGTTCTGGTCGCGCGCGGAGCGCTTCGACGTGCTGGACCGCATCGAACGCCGCGACCGCATCCAAAGCGCGCTCGAAACCGCGCAGCGGCTCGACGAACGCCTCGCCCGCGACGGCGCCAATTCCGTTGTCATCGCACGGTATGCGCAGTTGCTCTGGCTGTTGGAGCACGCGATCACGGCGGTGGAAGATCGCGAGCCGCAGGATGCGGTCTGCGTCGTCGCCGCGAGCGCATCCGATCTCAAACGCGATCCGGCGCAAACGCGACTGTGGTGGCAGCAGACGCTGGGCATGTACATGGCCTGGTCCGAACGCCGCAACATGCGCGTCGAAACGCTCGAACAGGATGCGGAGCACGGACGCGCACGCTTCGCGGTCAGCGGCTTCGGCGCTTATCGACTGCTCGCCGCTGAACACGGGCTGCACGTGCTGGAACAGGAAGCGACCGATATCGATGGCGGCACGCGACGTTATTCGATCTCGGTACGCGTCGCGCAGGACCCTCCGGGCCGTACGCGGCCGACGCTGCAGGCGGCGGATGAAGAACCGCGCGTCTGTCGCCGCTATCGCGCAGCGCCTTCGCCGCTGGTGCGCGATGCCGTGCGCGGCTGGCGCAGCGGCCGGCTCGATCGCGTCCTCGCCGGTGAGTTCGATGTGATCCGCGTCGACAGCGATTGA
- the lexA gene encoding transcriptional repressor LexA: MDLTETQQAILALISERIAADGVPPSQTEIAHAMGFKGVRAAQYHIEALEQAGCIRRVPGQARGIRLVHEAANDALDLPPMSALPDDVLRLPLLGRVAAGLPIGADLRSDDYILLDRALFSPAPNYLLKVQGDSMIDEGIFEGDLVGVYRTSEARSGQIVVARIDDEITIKLLKIGKDRIRLLPRNPSYAPIEVQPDQDFAIEGLYCGLVRPNR; this comes from the coding sequence ATGGATCTGACCGAAACCCAACAAGCCATCCTCGCCCTCATCTCCGAGCGCATCGCCGCCGACGGCGTGCCGCCCTCGCAGACCGAGATCGCCCACGCCATGGGCTTCAAGGGTGTCCGCGCCGCCCAGTACCACATCGAAGCGCTCGAGCAGGCCGGCTGCATCCGCCGCGTGCCGGGGCAGGCGAGGGGCATCCGGCTGGTGCACGAGGCCGCGAACGACGCCCTCGACCTCCCCCCGATGTCCGCGCTGCCGGACGACGTCCTGCGCCTGCCGCTGCTGGGGCGGGTCGCGGCCGGCCTCCCAATCGGTGCGGACCTGCGCTCCGACGACTACATCCTTCTCGACCGCGCGCTGTTCTCGCCGGCACCGAACTACCTGCTGAAAGTGCAGGGCGACTCGATGATCGACGAAGGCATCTTTGAAGGCGATCTGGTCGGCGTCTATCGCACCAGCGAAGCGCGTTCCGGCCAGATCGTGGTCGCGCGCATCGATGACGAGATCACCATCAAATTGCTGAAGATCGGCAAGGACCGCATCCGCCTGCTGCCGCGGAATCCCAGCTACGCACCGATCGAAGTGCAGCCCGATCAGGATTTCGCGATCGAGGGCCTGTACTGCGGCCTGGTGAGGCCGAATCGATGA
- a CDS encoding CinA family protein produces MTFPTDAELREHAESLGARFRASRHTLVTAESCTGGWIAKTVTDIAGSSDWFDCGMVAYSYEAKQAMLGVRPETLEVHGAVSRETVIEMVSGALVHAGASIAVAVTGIAGPGGGAPDKPVGTVWIGWKRRGGYAHAQLFHFDGDREAVRRQTVGAALRGLETLIGTS; encoded by the coding sequence ATGACGTTTCCCACCGACGCCGAACTTCGCGAACACGCCGAAAGTCTGGGCGCCCGTTTCCGCGCCTCGCGCCACACCCTCGTCACCGCCGAAAGCTGCACCGGCGGCTGGATCGCCAAGACCGTCACCGATATCGCCGGCTCGTCCGACTGGTTCGACTGCGGCATGGTCGCCTACAGCTACGAAGCCAAGCAGGCGATGCTCGGCGTGCGTCCGGAAACCCTCGAGGTGCACGGTGCGGTCAGCCGCGAAACCGTGATCGAAATGGTGTCCGGTGCGCTGGTGCATGCAGGCGCCAGCATCGCGGTCGCGGTCACCGGCATCGCCGGCCCCGGCGGTGGTGCGCCCGACAAACCCGTCGGTACGGTGTGGATCGGCTGGAAGCGCCGCGGCGGCTACGCCCACGCCCAACTGTTCCATTTCGATGGTGATCGTGAAGCCGTGCGCCGGCAGACGGTCGGCGCTGCGCTGCGCGGATTGGAGACATTGATCGGGACTTCTTGA
- the mutS gene encoding DNA mismatch repair protein MutS, translating into MRQFFAAKAEHPDVLLFFRMGDFYEMFYDDARKAARLLDITLTQRGNSAGQPIPMAGVPVHAYEGYLARLVALGESVAICEQIGDPALAKGLVERKVVRIVTPGTVTDEALLQDRRDTLLMAVSRGKNGYGLAWADLAGGRFLVNEVNSEDMLEAELARLDPAELLIPDEDGWPLSLTTRHGIRRRAPWLFDTDSGRRQLLKFFNLFDLTGFGIDNKPLAIAAAGALLGYVEETQKQRLPHLTAIRLETSDGAIAMNAATRRHLELDTRVDGDTRHTLLGVLDSTITPMGGRLLRRWLHRPLRDRRIVSERHDAVQQLFAQRADTSVREAFRGLGDIERILSRVALRSARPRDLSTLRDALLLMPKVRDALSGIDSPRLQALCAELGEHDAQAAWMASAIVPQPPVLARDGGVIAEGYDAELDELRMLSTHADQFLIDLEARERASSGIATLKVGYNRVHGYFIEISKGQADKAPVHYTRRQTLTGAERYITEELKQFEDKVLSAKDRSLTREKLLYEGILDELNRDLEPLKRAAGALSELDVLACFAERARELDWSQPQLVEDARLHIERGRHPVVEAVRDEPFEPNDLSLNGDDGSAARRMLVITGPNMGGKSTYMRQNALIVLLAHIGSFVPASKAQIGPIDRILTRIGAGDDLARGQSTFMVEMSETSYILHHATAQSLVLMDEIGRGTSTYDGLALAEACAKHLAATNRAYTLFATHYFELTALAQPGSGIANVHLDAVEHHDQHGGDTLVFMHAVKDGPADRSFGLQVAALAGLPKSVVREARGRLAELEQRRSDPAPVLTPQALDASQQIGLFASSSAALDALAAIDPDELTPKQALEALYRLKALE; encoded by the coding sequence ATGCGCCAGTTCTTCGCCGCCAAGGCGGAGCATCCGGATGTGCTGCTGTTTTTCCGGATGGGCGATTTCTACGAAATGTTCTACGACGATGCGCGCAAGGCCGCGCGTCTGCTCGACATCACTTTGACGCAGCGCGGCAATTCTGCCGGTCAGCCCATTCCGATGGCCGGCGTGCCGGTGCATGCGTACGAAGGCTACCTCGCGCGTCTGGTCGCGCTGGGCGAGTCGGTCGCGATCTGCGAACAGATCGGCGACCCGGCGCTGGCGAAAGGTCTGGTCGAACGCAAGGTCGTGCGCATCGTCACGCCGGGCACGGTCACCGATGAAGCGCTGCTGCAGGATCGCCGCGATACGCTGCTGATGGCCGTATCGCGCGGAAAAAACGGCTACGGACTTGCATGGGCGGATCTTGCCGGTGGACGTTTCCTGGTCAATGAAGTGAACAGCGAGGACATGCTGGAAGCCGAACTCGCGCGTCTCGATCCCGCCGAGCTGCTGATCCCCGATGAAGACGGCTGGCCGCTATCGCTGACCACCCGTCACGGCATCCGCCGCCGTGCGCCATGGCTGTTCGACACCGACAGCGGACGCCGGCAGTTGCTGAAATTTTTCAACCTGTTCGATCTCACCGGCTTCGGTATCGACAACAAACCGTTGGCCATCGCGGCAGCAGGCGCACTGCTCGGTTACGTCGAAGAAACCCAGAAGCAGCGGCTGCCGCATCTCACCGCGATCCGCCTCGAAACCAGCGACGGCGCGATCGCGATGAATGCAGCGACGCGGCGCCATCTCGAACTCGACACCCGCGTCGATGGGGATACCCGGCACACCCTGCTCGGCGTGCTCGACAGCACCATCACCCCGATGGGCGGACGTCTGCTGCGGCGCTGGCTGCACCGCCCGCTGCGCGACCGCCGGATCGTGAGCGAACGCCATGACGCAGTGCAGCAGCTGTTTGCGCAGCGCGCGGACACCAGCGTGCGCGAGGCATTTCGCGGCCTGGGCGATATCGAACGCATTCTGTCCCGGGTGGCCCTTCGCAGCGCGCGCCCGCGCGACCTCTCCACCCTGCGCGACGCCCTGCTGCTGATGCCCAAAGTGCGCGACGCGCTGTCGGGCATCGATTCGCCGCGACTGCAGGCGCTGTGCGCCGAACTGGGCGAACACGACGCGCAGGCGGCGTGGATGGCCAGCGCGATCGTGCCGCAGCCGCCGGTGCTGGCCCGCGACGGCGGCGTGATCGCCGAAGGCTACGACGCCGAACTGGACGAACTGCGCATGCTGAGCACGCATGCCGACCAGTTCCTGATCGATCTGGAAGCGCGCGAACGCGCGAGCAGCGGCATCGCCACGCTGAAGGTCGGCTACAACCGCGTCCACGGCTACTTCATCGAGATCAGCAAAGGCCAGGCCGACAAGGCGCCTGTCCACTACACGCGCCGGCAGACGCTGACCGGCGCCGAGCGCTACATCACCGAAGAGCTGAAACAGTTCGAAGACAAGGTGCTGTCGGCGAAAGACCGCTCGCTCACGCGCGAAAAGCTGCTGTATGAAGGCATCCTCGACGAGCTGAATCGCGACCTCGAACCATTGAAGCGCGCAGCGGGTGCACTGAGCGAACTCGATGTGCTCGCCTGTTTCGCCGAGCGCGCGCGTGAACTCGACTGGTCGCAGCCGCAGTTGGTCGAAGACGCACGCCTGCACATCGAACGCGGCCGTCACCCGGTCGTCGAAGCGGTGCGCGACGAACCATTCGAACCGAACGATCTGTCGCTCAACGGCGACGACGGCAGCGCGGCACGGCGCATGCTGGTGATCACCGGCCCGAACATGGGCGGCAAATCCACCTACATGCGCCAGAACGCGCTGATCGTGCTGCTCGCGCACATCGGCAGCTTCGTGCCCGCGTCGAAAGCGCAGATCGGCCCGATCGACCGCATCCTCACCCGCATCGGCGCGGGCGACGATCTCGCGCGCGGGCAATCGACCTTCATGGTCGAGATGAGCGAAACCAGCTACATCCTGCATCACGCCACCGCGCAGTCGCTGGTGCTGATGGACGAAATCGGCCGCGGCACCTCGACCTACGACGGTCTCGCGCTGGCCGAAGCCTGCGCGAAGCATCTGGCCGCGACCAATCGCGCCTACACGCTGTTCGCCACGCATTATTTCGAACTCACCGCCCTCGCCCAACCCGGCAGCGGTATCGCCAACGTGCATCTGGACGCGGTGGAGCACCACGACCAACACGGCGGCGACACCCTGGTGTTCATGCACGCGGTGAAAGACGGCCCCGCCGACCGCAGCTTCGGCCTGCAGGTCGCAGCGCTGGCCGGCCTGCCGAAGAGCGTCGTGCGCGAAGCGCGCGGGCGACTGGCGGAACTGGAACAGCGGCGCAGCGATCCCGCACCGGTGCTCACCCCGCAGGCATTGGATGCATCGCAGCAGATCGGTTTGTTCGCGTCGTCGTCCGCTGCGCTGGATGCGCTGGCGGCGATCGATCCCGACGAACTCACCCCGAAGCAGGCGCTGGAGGCGCTGTATCGGTTGAAGGCATTGGAGTGA
- a CDS encoding TonB-dependent receptor has protein sequence MAYRAPQHSTLTRALLLALIGLVQAPLALAQDAGPGEEEATTLDQITVTAQKREEALQDVPVVVTALSEQMLEENGVRDIKDLQHIVPGLTVTSTQSESQTVARIRGVGTVGDNAGLESSVGIVIDGVYRPRNGVGFTDLGELERIEVLKGPQGTLFGKNTSAGVINVITKRPGYQQRAEAEVTVGSYGAFGVSGSYNDAINDMAAFRIYAAKRKRDGYLDVHTGAGPRTDKQDQDQNFHTFRGQLLLEPSDTLDILLSGDFSNRDENCCGSVTIIRGPTAAILDALSPDTGVIPVADPFSRHAWSNRSTAQYIKDQGVSGQVDWQTPWFGGATLTSITAQRKWESTNGIDFDYSTADLLYRNPTKGDNYTGFDTFSQEIRLTGATDKLDWLVGAFYADESLTRNEAYRVGSAYEPYLSIALLSRINPALGASPTAPLFLSQASGRPFGTVFAGHAAADRYQQESKSIGLFTNNTWHATDALDLTVGLRYTREKKELASRYSNPNGGLGCAAMLGNPAQVVAALVARGLSVAQASAAAPQVVGFACLPWTNVRHNGRSTDQSRDEKEWSGTFKAAYRFNEHVMGYFSAARGYKAGGFNLDRVQSNTGLSSGTSGIVPVNDTSFPAEFVNSYELGTKTTWLGGNLLLNATLFHQEYSDFQLNSFLGTSFVVRSVPKVTSQGLDAELLWQTGGWMVQSGLTYADTKYGNDLLPDTDLALLPGSRTSFAPKWSVTGSVGYDWRIGGSLKAGAHLGAKYMSDYNTGSDLDPQKQQDAYVLGNARFTIGSRNDRWNVELWSQNITDAEYYQVAIDAPLQTGTWNAFLGAPRTYGLTLRLRY, from the coding sequence ATGGCTTATCGTGCACCGCAACATTCAACACTCACCCGGGCGCTGCTGCTCGCGCTCATCGGTCTGGTCCAGGCGCCGCTCGCGCTGGCCCAGGATGCCGGTCCGGGAGAGGAAGAGGCAACGACGCTCGACCAGATCACGGTGACTGCACAGAAGCGCGAGGAAGCGCTGCAGGACGTCCCGGTCGTGGTGACGGCGCTTTCGGAGCAGATGCTGGAAGAAAACGGCGTTCGCGATATCAAGGATCTGCAGCACATCGTTCCCGGTCTGACCGTGACCAGCACCCAAAGCGAGTCGCAGACCGTCGCACGCATCCGCGGCGTCGGTACGGTCGGCGACAACGCCGGTCTGGAATCATCGGTCGGCATCGTCATCGATGGCGTGTACCGCCCGCGCAACGGTGTCGGCTTCACCGATCTGGGTGAACTCGAACGCATCGAAGTGCTGAAGGGCCCGCAGGGCACGCTGTTCGGCAAGAACACCTCGGCCGGCGTCATCAACGTGATCACCAAGCGCCCGGGTTACCAGCAGCGCGCCGAGGCCGAGGTCACCGTCGGCAGTTACGGCGCATTCGGCGTATCCGGCTCGTACAACGATGCCATCAACGACATGGCCGCTTTCCGCATCTATGCAGCCAAGCGCAAGCGCGATGGTTATCTGGATGTGCACACCGGCGCCGGCCCGCGCACGGACAAGCAGGATCAGGATCAGAACTTCCACACGTTCCGCGGCCAGTTGCTGCTCGAACCGTCCGATACGCTCGATATCCTGCTGAGCGGCGATTTCAGCAACCGCGACGAGAACTGCTGCGGCAGCGTGACCATCATCCGCGGCCCCACTGCCGCGATCCTCGATGCGCTGTCGCCCGATACCGGCGTCATCCCCGTCGCCGATCCGTTCAGTCGCCATGCGTGGTCCAACCGCAGCACCGCGCAATACATCAAGGACCAGGGCGTCAGCGGCCAGGTCGACTGGCAGACGCCGTGGTTCGGCGGCGCGACGCTCACTTCGATCACCGCGCAGCGCAAGTGGGAATCCACCAACGGCATCGACTTCGATTACAGCACTGCGGACCTGCTGTACCGCAATCCGACCAAGGGCGACAATTACACCGGCTTCGACACCTTCAGTCAGGAAATCCGGCTGACCGGCGCCACCGACAAGCTCGACTGGCTGGTCGGCGCTTTCTATGCGGACGAAAGCCTGACCCGCAACGAGGCGTACCGTGTCGGCTCGGCGTATGAGCCCTATCTGTCGATCGCGCTGCTCTCGCGGATCAATCCGGCGCTGGGCGCCAGCCCCACCGCGCCGCTGTTCCTGTCGCAGGCCTCGGGCCGGCCGTTCGGCACCGTGTTCGCCGGCCATGCCGCCGCCGACCGTTACCAGCAGGAGTCCAAGAGCATCGGTCTGTTCACCAACAACACCTGGCACGCCACCGATGCGCTCGACCTGACCGTCGGTCTGCGCTACACCCGCGAGAAGAAAGAACTGGCGTCGCGTTACAGCAATCCGAACGGCGGCCTCGGCTGCGCGGCGATGCTGGGCAATCCGGCGCAGGTCGTGGCCGCGCTGGTCGCCCGCGGACTGAGCGTGGCGCAGGCTTCGGCAGCGGCACCGCAGGTGGTCGGGTTCGCCTGCCTGCCGTGGACCAACGTCCGTCACAACGGCCGCAGCACCGATCAGAGCCGGGACGAGAAGGAATGGTCCGGCACGTTCAAGGCGGCCTATCGCTTCAACGAGCACGTCATGGGCTATTTCTCGGCCGCACGCGGCTACAAGGCCGGTGGCTTCAACCTCGATCGCGTGCAGTCGAACACCGGGCTGTCCAGCGGCACTTCGGGCATCGTCCCGGTGAACGACACCTCGTTCCCGGCCGAGTTCGTCAACAGCTACGAGCTGGGCACGAAGACCACATGGCTCGGCGGCAACCTGCTGCTCAATGCCACGCTGTTCCATCAGGAGTATTCCGACTTCCAGCTCAACAGCTTCCTCGGTACCAGCTTCGTGGTGCGTTCGGTCCCGAAGGTGACTTCGCAGGGCCTCGACGCCGAACTGCTCTGGCAGACCGGGGGCTGGATGGTGCAGAGCGGCCTGACCTATGCCGATACCAAGTACGGCAACGACCTGTTGCCCGATACCGATCTGGCCTTGCTGCCGGGCAGCCGTACGAGCTTCGCTCCGAAATGGTCCGTCACCGGTTCGGTCGGCTACGACTGGCGGATCGGCGGCAGTCTGAAAGCAGGTGCGCACCTCGGTGCGAAGTACATGTCCGACTACAACACCGGCTCCGATCTGGATCCGCAGAAGCAGCAGGACGCCTATGTACTGGGCAATGCGCGTTTCACCATCGGTTCGCGCAACGACCGCTGGAACGTCGAACTGTGGTCGCAGAACATCACCGATGCCGAGTACTACCAGGTCGCGATCGATGCGCCGCTGCAGACCGGTACCTGGAATGCGTTCCTAGGTGCGCCGCGAACCTATGGCCTGACGTTGCGCCTCCGCTACTGA
- the recA gene encoding recombinase RecA: MDENKKRALSAALSQIDKQFGKGSVMRMGDRPVEAVEVIGTGSLMLDIALGIGGLPKGRVVEIYGPESSGKTTLTLQTIAECQKAGGTAAFIDAEHALDPIYAQKLGVNIDELLLSQPDTGEQALEIADMLVRSNAVDIVVIDSVAALTPKAEIEGEMGDQLPGLQARLMSQALRKLTGNIKRSNCMVIFINQLRMKIGAMMPGQSPEVTTGGHALKFYASIRLDIRRIGSIKKGEEIIGNQTKIKVVKNKLAPPFKQVVTEILYGEGISREGELIDMGVEAKLVEKSGAWYSCDGERIGQGKENARQYLKENPAMAVKLEAALRAQFVPADAPRDAATVAEDDAEV; this comes from the coding sequence ATGGACGAGAACAAAAAGCGCGCGCTTTCCGCAGCCCTGAGCCAGATCGACAAGCAGTTCGGCAAAGGTTCGGTCATGCGCATGGGCGACCGCCCGGTCGAAGCGGTCGAAGTCATCGGCACCGGTTCGTTGATGCTCGATATCGCACTGGGCATCGGCGGTCTGCCGAAAGGCCGCGTCGTCGAAATCTACGGTCCGGAATCCTCGGGCAAGACCACGCTCACCCTGCAGACCATCGCCGAATGCCAGAAGGCCGGCGGCACCGCCGCATTCATCGACGCCGAGCACGCGCTCGACCCGATCTATGCGCAGAAGCTCGGCGTCAACATCGACGAACTGTTGCTCTCGCAGCCGGATACCGGCGAACAGGCGCTGGAAATCGCCGACATGCTGGTGCGTTCCAATGCCGTCGACATCGTCGTCATCGACTCGGTCGCCGCGCTTACCCCGAAGGCCGAAATCGAAGGCGAGATGGGCGACCAGCTTCCGGGCCTGCAGGCGCGCCTGATGAGCCAGGCGTTGCGCAAGCTGACCGGCAACATCAAGCGCAGCAACTGCATGGTCATCTTCATCAACCAGCTGCGCATGAAGATCGGCGCGATGATGCCGGGCCAGAGTCCCGAAGTGACCACCGGCGGTCACGCACTCAAGTTCTACGCCTCGATCCGTCTGGACATCCGCCGCATCGGCAGCATCAAGAAGGGCGAGGAAATCATCGGCAACCAGACCAAGATCAAAGTGGTCAAGAACAAGCTCGCTCCGCCGTTCAAACAGGTCGTCACCGAGATCCTCTACGGCGAAGGCATCAGCCGCGAGGGCGAACTCATCGACATGGGTGTCGAGGCCAAGCTCGTCGAGAAGTCGGGCGCCTGGTACAGCTGCGATGGCGAACGCATCGGTCAGGGCAAGGAGAACGCCCGCCAGTATCTGAAGGAGAATCCCGCAATGGCCGTAAAACTTGAGGCTGCGCTGCGCGCCCAGTTCGTTCCGGCGGATGCGCCGCGCGATGCCGCCACCGTGGCGGAGGATGACGCAGAAGTCTGA